CACCGGTTTCTCCGCGTTCCCGCGAACGAGTTCCTTCATCGCGACGCCGTTGACCTTCTCGACCTTGTAGTTCACGCCGGAGAGGTCACCCATCGCACGACCCTTCGCCCCGCCGATACCGGCGATGGTGACTTCGTCGTGTTCGTCGATGAACGAGATAGCGCCGTCACCGGGACAGAACGCGGTGACTTGCTTGCCGTTCTTGATGAGCTGGACTCGGACACACTTCCGAATCGCAGAGTTGGGCTGTTTCGCTTCGATGCCAACTTTTTCGAGAACGATACCTCGGCCCTGCGGCGCGCCTTCGAGGGGGTCGGACTTCTCCCCGAGAC
The sequence above is a segment of the Halorussus halophilus genome. Coding sequences within it:
- a CDS encoding 30S ribosomal protein S12, whose amino-acid sequence is MANGKYAARKLKKDRQNRRWSDSDYARRERGLGEKSDPLEGAPQGRGIVLEKVGIEAKQPNSAIRKCVRVQLIKNGKQVTAFCPGDGAISFIDEHDEVTIAGIGGAKGRAMGDLSGVNYKVEKVNGVAMKELVRGNAEKPVR